Proteins encoded together in one Staphylococcus aureus window:
- a CDS encoding MIP/aquaporin family protein: protein MNVYLAEFLGTAILILFGGGVCANVNLKRSAANGADWIVITAGWGLAVTMGVFAVGQFSGAHLNPAVSLALALDGSFDWSLVPGYIVAQMLGAIVGATIVWLMYLPHWKATEEAGAKLGVFSTAPAIKNYFANFLSEIIGTMALTLGILFIGVNKIADGLNPLIVGALIVAIGLSLGGATGYAINPARDLGPRIAHAILPIAGKGGSNWSYAIVPILGPIAGGLLGAVVYAVFYKHTFNIGCAIAIVVVIITLILGYILNKSSKKGDIESIY from the coding sequence ATGAATGTATATTTAGCAGAATTCCTAGGAACTGCAATCTTAATCCTTTTTGGTGGTGGCGTTTGTGCCAATGTCAATTTAAAGAGAAGTGCTGCGAATGGTGCTGATTGGATTGTCATCACAGCTGGATGGGGATTAGCGGTTACAATGGGTGTGTTTGCTGTCGGTCAATTCTCAGGTGCACATTTAAACCCAGCGGTGTCTTTAGCTCTTGCATTAGACGGAAGTTTTGATTGGTCATTAGTTCCTGGTTATATTGTTGCTCAAATGTTAGGTGCAATTGTCGGAGCAACAATTGTATGGTTAATGTACTTGCCACATTGGAAAGCGACAGAAGAAGCTGGCGCGAAATTAGGTGTTTTCTCTACAGCACCGGCTATTAAGAATTACTTTGCCAACTTTTTAAGTGAGATTATCGGAACAATGGCATTAACTTTAGGTATTTTATTTATCGGTGTAAACAAAATTGCCGATGGTTTAAATCCTTTAATTGTCGGAGCATTAATTGTTGCAATCGGATTAAGTTTAGGCGGTGCTACTGGTTATGCAATCAACCCAGCACGTGATTTAGGTCCGAGAATTGCACATGCGATTTTACCAATAGCTGGTAAAGGTGGTTCAAATTGGTCATATGCAATCGTTCCTATCTTAGGACCAATTGCCGGTGGTTTATTAGGTGCAGTGGTATACGCTGTATTTTATAAACATACATTTAATATTGGTTGTGCAATTGCAATTGTTGTAGTTATTATTACTTTGATTTTAGGTTACATTTTAAATAAATCATCAAAAAAAGGTGATATCGAATCAATTTACTAA